One Balaenoptera ricei isolate mBalRic1 chromosome 16, mBalRic1.hap2, whole genome shotgun sequence genomic window carries:
- the LOC132350837 gene encoding zinc finger protein 717-like isoform X2, with the protein MLETYSSLVSLGHCITKPEVIIKLEQGAAPWTVKETPDQGFPDVQIVDDLIETSQENHGRRLWQVVITSNETSTKGTTDLGKTFNLSPIDISKLMINDGNYSEMKSEMLNMCKNTFLPSEPDEMHAGEKPEDSNRTGKSLRYAEYPSHQKKNQTLQQPFECNGQGRDFIKEAIFFTHRRVRMGEMAYKYKKYWKACDKSALIAQERTHIGENHYRCNKWGNTFCKKPTQLNLHRADLQGQQHKCNQSGNNFCQKLHPTQLQRIQLGEKTFECDVCGKTFYKKSNLTKHQKIHTGEKPYACDECEKSFCHKSDRTVHQRIHTGGKPYECNECGKSFCQKSALTVHQRIHNRETPHECNDCGKTFHKKSVLTAHQRTHTGERPYACKECGKSFGHRPALTVHQRTHTRDRPYKCNECGKSFCVKPKLTVHLRLHTGEKPYECKECGKTFYQKSKLTVHQRTHTGEKPYKCDECQKTFCEKSTLSRHQRTHTGEKPYGCKECRKTFFQKSALTVHQRTHTGEKPYECNECGKTFCQKSHLSKHQRTHTEEKSCMAETGCMYTQTHFLFLWGTQLACISQPSFTVGGTI; encoded by the coding sequence ATGTCCAGATTGTGGATGACCTGATTGAGACCAGCCAGGAAAATCATGGTAGACGTTTGTGGCAAGTTGTAATCACCAGCAACGAAACATCAACTAAGGGAACAACTGACTTAGGAAAAACATTTAATCTGAGCCCAATTGATATTTCAAAACTGATGATAAATGATGGTAACTATTCAGAAATGAAGTCAGAAATGTTGAATATGTGTAAGAACACGTTTCTCCCTAGTGAGCCTGATGAGATGCATGCTGGAGAGAAACCGGAGGACAGTAATAGAACTGGGAAATCCCTCAGATATGCTGAGTACCCTAGTCATCAGAAGAAGAATCAAACTCTGCAGCAACCTTTTGAATGTAACGGACAAGGGAGAGACTTCATCAAGGAAGCAATATTCTTTACACATAGGAGGGTTCGTATGGGTGAGATGGCTtacaaatacaagaaatattGGAAGGCCTGTGATAAGTCAGCTCTCATTGCCCAAGAGAGAACTCACATAGGGGAGAATCACTATAGATGTAACAAATGGGGGAATACCTTTTGTAAGAAACCAACACAGTTGAATCTTCACAGAGCTGATCTCCAGGGGCAACAGCATAAATGTAATCAAAGTGGGAATAATTTCTGCCAGAAATTACATCCCACTCAGCTTCAGAGAATTCAGTTAGGAGAGAAAACGTTTGAATGTGATGTATGCGGTAAAACTTTCTATAAAAAGTCTAATCTCACTAAACATCAGAAAatacacacaggagagaaaccctatgcaTGTGATGAATGTGAGAAATCCTTCTGCCATAAATCAGACCGTACTGTTCATCAGAGAATCCACACTGGGGGAAAGCcctatgaatgtaatgaatgtgggaaatccttcTGCCAGAAGTCAGCCCTCACTGTTCATCAAAGGATTCACAATAGGGAGACACCTCATGAATGCAATGATTGTGGTAAAACCTTCCATAAGAAGTCAGTACTCACTGCACATCAGAGAACTCACACAGGAGAGAGACCTTATGCatgtaaagaatgtgggaaatcttttgGCCACCGGCCAGCCCTCACTGTACATCAGAGAACTCACACAAGAGACAGACCttataaatgtaatgaatgtgggaaatccttcTGTGTGAAGCCAAAACTCACTGTACATCTGAGACTTCACACaggtgagaaaccctatgaatgtaaagaatgtggtAAAACTTTCTACCAGAAGTCAAAACTCACTGTACACCAGAGAACTCACACAGGTGAGAAACCTTATAAATGTGACGAATGTCAGAAAACCTTTTGTGAAAAGTCAACCCTCAGTAGACATCAGAGAacacacacaggagagaagccCTATGGATGTAAAGAATGTAGGAAAACTTTCTTCCAGAAGTCAGCCCTCACTGTACATCAGCGaactcacacaggagagaagccctatgaatgtaatgaatgtggaaaaacCTTTTGCCAGAAATCACACCTCAGCAAACATCAGAGGACTCACACAGAGGAGAAATCATGTATGGCAGAGACTGGCTGTATGTACACCCAaactcactttctttttctttggggcACACAGTTAGCCTGCATTTCTCAGCCTTCCTTTACTGTGGGTGGGACCATATAA
- the SYCE1 gene encoding synaptonemal complex central element protein 1: MAGRSGSSNAEQAGAVGRADEAGGQAKSSQKIEDLMEMVNKLQKAGSLEPRIDVLINRINEVQQAKKKASEELGEARTVWETLQKELDSLSGEKVRLKEILSKKQETLRILRLHCQEKESETQRKHTMLQECKERISALNSQIEQEKSKQRQLRLDFEEQLEDLMGQHKDLWEFHKPEQLALEIGALDSSKEQLLKEEKLVEAKLEDVKHRLCSQFGAKGCSAITEGLFLRSEEAAAVVHLFEEENEKAQEFLEAAAQRQEQLQQKCQQLQQKRQRLKEELEKLGVQVPAQGQSKQEERAGPGEAANPKPLGVSEEKDPEPPTKQSLMPS, from the exons ATGGCGGGGCGCTCGGGGTCTTCGAACGCGGAGCAGGCGGGAGCCGTGGGCCGGGCTGACGAGGCCGGAG GGCAGGCCAAGTCCTCACAGAAAATTGAAGACTTGATGGAAATGGTGAACAAGTTGCAGAAAG CCGGAAGCCTAGAGCCCAGGATTGACGTCCTGATTAACCGGATTAATGAGGTTCAGCAAG CAAAAAAGAAAGCCAGTGAGGAGCTAGGAGAGGCCCGGACTGTCTGGGAGACCCTGCAGAAGGAACTGGACTCAC TGAGTGGAGAGAAAGTACGCCTGAAAGAGATCTTGAGCAAAAAGCAAG AGACCCTGAGGATCCTCCGGCTCCACTGCCAGGAGAaggaaagtgagacacagag GAAGCATACCATGCTGCAGGAGTGCAAGGAGAGAATTTCTGCCCTGAACTCCCAGATTGAGCAGGAAAAGAGCAAACAGAGGCAGTTGAG GTTGGATTTTGAGGAGCAACTGGAGGATCTGATGGGCCAGCATAAGGACCTGTGGGAATTCCAC AAGCCAGAGCAGCTGGCCCTGGAGATTGGCGCCCTGGACAGCAGCAAGGAGCAGCTGCTCAAGGAAG AAAAGCTGGTGGAGGCAAAGCTGGAGGATGTGAAGCATCGTCTGTGCTCCCAGTTTGGAGCCAAGGGCTGCTCGGCAATCACTGAGGGGCTCTTCCTGCGCAGCGAGGAAGCAGCAGCTGTGGT gcatctgtttgAGGAGGAGAACGAGAAGGCCCAGGAGTTCCTGGAGGCTGCTGCCCAGCGCCAGGAGCAGCTGCAGCAGAAGTGCCAGCAGCTGCAGCAGAAGAGGCAGAG GCTGAAGGAGGAGCTAGAAAAGCTTGGAGTGCAGGTCCCTGCTCAAGGCCAGAGCAAGCAAGAGGAAAGGGCTGGCCCAGGAGAAGCT GCCAATCCCAAGCCCCTTGGAGTCAGTGAGGAGAAAGACCCAGAGCCGCCCACTAAGCAGAGCCTGATGCCCTCCTAG